Within the Nocardioides humi genome, the region TGGGGAGGAGCTGGCCGTGCCACTCGATGTCCTCGACCGGCTGGCGGGTGGTGAAGAGCACCGTCGACTCGAAGCGCATGACCTCCTCGGCGGCGCTGCGCGCCAGTGCCGGGTTCTGCCGCAGCAGGTCGGTCTGCCCGGGGTACTTCGCCATCAGCATCGTGGCGATGGAGAGGGCGCCCTTGGTCGTGTCGTGCCCCGCGAAGAGCATGAAGATGATGTGGTCGACCAGCTCCTGCTCGGTGAGCCGGTCGACGCCGTCCCGCTCCTCCAGCATGGCGGTGATCAGGTCGGGGCCGGGGTCGCGCCGCTTCTCCTCGATCAGCCCCCGGCTGTACCCGTCCAGCTGGAGGACCGCGTCGTCGACCGCCTTGCGCAGCTCCGGCTCGTCGGCCGTGCCGTTGTGGAAGCCCATCGCGACCATCTGGGTCAGGTCCTCGTACATCGACTGCTGCTCGCGCGGTATGCCGAGCAGGTCGCCCATCACCCGCAGCGGGATGACGTGCGCGAACTGCTCGATGTCCACATGGCCCTGCTCCAGGCACGGGTCGAGCGCCTCGTTGACGATGTCGATGATCGTCTGGCGCAGCGGCTTGAGCCGCTTCGGCGTGAAGGCGCCGCCCAGCAGCCGCCGCAGCCGGGTGTGCGCCGGCGGGTTGAAGGCGGAGATGGTGCGGTGCCACCAGTCGTAGAAGACGCCCTCGTAGTTGCCGAACGAGGCGATCAGGTCGCCGAACTCGAAGGCGTCGGACTTCAAGATCGCGTCGACGTCCGCGTGCCGCAGGGCGAACACCAGCCCGCTGTCGGTGCGGGCGAACGGGGACACCGTGCGCGCCTCCGTGAGGTGCTCCTGCAGCGTCTGCCAGGTGGCCTCTTCACCCAGCGGGATGACGGGGAGGTCTAGAGCCACAGACATATCGATTCCTTCGGTCCTGGTGTGGGTGGTGTGGTCCGCGCGGCCGATCAACCGGCGAGTCGGGGGTAGGTGGTCGCCGCGGTGTAGCTCATGATCGACGCGCGCAGCTCCGGCGACAGCTCGCCGTAGACCTCCATCGCGATCACGTCCACCGTCGTCATCAGTTGGGAGCCCAGCGGCCGGTTGGCCTGGATCCAGGCGCGCCAGGCCGCCTCGTCGGCGTACTCGGCCAGGTTGACGAGCCGGT harbors:
- a CDS encoding antibiotic biosynthesis monooxygenase, with the translated sequence MSVIRARAVNQGRSADWAEAKATAGQMVDLARDFDGVHYYEMYVDEAEHRLVNLAEYADEAAWRAWIQANRPLGSQLMTTVDVIAMEVYGELSPELRASIMSYTAATTYPRLAG
- a CDS encoding cytochrome P450; amino-acid sequence: MSVALDLPVIPLGEEATWQTLQEHLTEARTVSPFARTDSGLVFALRHADVDAILKSDAFEFGDLIASFGNYEGVFYDWWHRTISAFNPPAHTRLRRLLGGAFTPKRLKPLRQTIIDIVNEALDPCLEQGHVDIEQFAHVIPLRVMGDLLGIPREQQSMYEDLTQMVAMGFHNGTADEPELRKAVDDAVLQLDGYSRGLIEEKRRDPGPDLITAMLEERDGVDRLTEQELVDHIIFMLFAGHDTTKGALSIATMLMAKYPGQTDLLRQNPALARSAAEEVMRFESTVLFTTRQPVEDIEWHGQLLPKGIPVGQCLVSAGRDEEGMPDAGTFDITRSANRAIPFGSGIHFCLGVNLARAEIEEAVVALATRSRELGLDGEPQWSPFKSVRGFKELRVPVEAR